The DNA sequence GACCGCGGGGGCGCCGGCTCGTCGCGGGGGGCGCGCCGGTGGCGCAGCAGGATGTCGAGGACGTCCTCGACGACGGTGTCGAGGCGGGTCCGGTCGGCGACCGGGTCCGGGGCACAGGTGATCAACGATTGTCCGATCGGCGGGCCGCCATGGGTGGCGACGGTGTGGTGGGCGTCGGTCGGGTCAGCGGGCATGCGCCGACGCGTCGTGGGTCACTCGCAGTGCGCGGACACCGCGGCCCAGCACGGCCGGGGTCCAGTCGAGTGCGGCGGGATCGGTGGCGAACCGCATGCCGGGCAGCCGGGCGAGCAGGGTGCCCAACGCGACCTGCAGCTCGACGCGGGCCAGTGCGGCACCGGGACAGAAGTGGATGCCGTGTCCGAACGCGAGGTGCGGGTTGGGCTCGCGGTCGAGCACCAGCTCATCGGCTCGGTCGAACCGGCGCGGGTCGCGGTTGGCCGCGCACAACGACACGATCACCGAGTCCCCGGCGGGGACCTCCCGGCCGTGCAGGTCGTCGGTCTCGGCGAGGAACCGCCAGGTGGTGAGCTCGAACGCGCTGTCGTAGCGGAGCAGTTCCTCCACCGCGCGCGGCAGCAGCGCCGGGTCGGCGGCGAGGCGGTCGAGCTCGTCGGGGCGGTGCAGCAGCGCGACCAGTGCGGTGGTGATCTGGTTGGTCACCGGCTCCTGCCCGGCGACCAGCAGCTGGAACACCATCGAGTCGAGCTGCTCAGCGGTGAGGTCACCGGCGTCGCGGGCCGCGACGAGGCGGGTGAGCAGCCCGTCGCCGGGCAGGTCACGGACGCCGTCGACGACGCGGGCGATGTAGTCCTGCAGCCCGTGCAGCAGCCCTTCGTAGTGGGCGCGGCGCGGGTCGGTCGGCCCGACCGGGGCGACGACGCCGCCCCACTCCCGCCGGAACCCCGACGCCAGCTCGTCGGGCAGCCCGATCGCGAGGGCCAGCGCGGCGAAGGGGAAGTGGGCGGCGAACCCGCCGACCAGGTCCACCGGCCCGTCGGTGGCCGTCAGGTCGTCGGCCAGCCGGTCGGCGATCTCCTGCAACCGGGGGCGCAGCTCCTCGGCTGCCCGTGGGGTGAAGGACTCGGTCACCAGCCGTCGCATGACGGTGTGCGTGGGTGGGTCCTGGTGCAGCAGGTGGACCTGCAGCTGGGAGTGCTGCGGTTCGGGCATGATCGACGCCCGGGCCCGCCACCCGTCGTTGCCCAGGCGGTGGTCCTTACCCAGGCGCCGGTCGTTCAGAGTGGCGTGGGCGGCGTCGTAGCCGGTCACCAGCCAGGCGTGCACACCGGACGGGAACGCCACCCGGTGGACCGGGCAGCGCTCGCGCAGCTCGGCGTAGAGCGGGTAGGGGTCGCGCTTGTAGTCCGGTCCGACGAGCGGGACCGGCTCGGTCTCGGAGGCGGTCATCGGTGTCCTCTCAGATCCGCAGCTCGGGACGGGCGACGTCGAGCCACAGGGCGAGGTCGACGACCCGCTCCAGGCGCAGCCGGGTGCCCCAGTCGAGCCCCTCGGCGGGCGCGTCGAGCAGCGGGTCGATGCGGGTGCGGTCGACGACGTCGGTGACGCCGTCCACGGTCAGGGCGTCGCGGGCCAGCTCCTGCAGCCCGGTGGTGTAGCCGGGGTCGTGGGTGGCCGGGTAGTGGTTCTTGGCCCGCCACAGCACCGACTCGGGCAGGTGCTTCGCCCCGGCGGCGCGCAGCAGCGACTTCTCCCGTCCGTCACGGGTCTGTTCGCTCCACGGGACCGAGAACGCGTACTCGACGAGGCGGTGGTCGCAGTAGGGCACGCGGACCTCCAGCCCGTGCGCCATCGACAGCCGGTCCTTGCGGTGCAGGAGCTGGCGCACCCAGCGGGTCAGCGACATGTGCTGCAGCTCCCGGGAGCGGTGCTGGGCGGGCGACTCGTCGTCGTGGTGCGGGACGGCGGCCAGCGCGTCGGCGTAGGTGTCGGCGCGGAACTCGGTGATCCGCATGGCGGCGGCCAGGTCGGGGTGCAGCGGGACGGCGGCGTCGTCGCCGGTGACCAGCAGCCACGGGAACGTCGCCGCGGCCCGCGGTCGCTCGGCGTGGAACCAGGGGTAGCCGCCGAACACCTCGTCGGCGGCCTCCCCGGACAGCGCGACCGTCGAGTGCTCGCGGATCCGGCCGAACAGCAGGTAGAGCGAGGTGTCCATGTCACCGACACCGATCGGTGAGTCCCGGGCCGCGACGACGGCGCGCCGATGTTCCAAGTCGAGCAGCGCCGCCGGGTCGAGCACGGTAACCGAGTGGTCGGTGCCGATGTGCGCCCCGGCCTCGGCCGCGTAGGGGGTGTCGTGCCCGGTACGCAGCACGTCGCCGGTGAACTCCCGCG is a window from the Pseudonocardia sp. HH130629-09 genome containing:
- a CDS encoding cytochrome P450 family protein, yielding MTASETEPVPLVGPDYKRDPYPLYAELRERCPVHRVAFPSGVHAWLVTGYDAAHATLNDRRLGKDHRLGNDGWRARASIMPEPQHSQLQVHLLHQDPPTHTVMRRLVTESFTPRAAEELRPRLQEIADRLADDLTATDGPVDLVGGFAAHFPFAALALAIGLPDELASGFRREWGGVVAPVGPTDPRRAHYEGLLHGLQDYIARVVDGVRDLPGDGLLTRLVAARDAGDLTAEQLDSMVFQLLVAGQEPVTNQITTALVALLHRPDELDRLAADPALLPRAVEELLRYDSAFELTTWRFLAETDDLHGREVPAGDSVIVSLCAANRDPRRFDRADELVLDREPNPHLAFGHGIHFCPGAALARVELQVALGTLLARLPGMRFATDPAALDWTPAVLGRGVRALRVTHDASAHAR
- the asnB gene encoding asparagine synthase (glutamine-hydrolyzing), producing the protein MCGIAGLAEPVPVADPAALRAVAEAMTATQIPRGPDAGGVWHDERAALGHRRLAVIDLDGGVQPMLAGSEGTRTVLSYSGEVYNHHELRAELRSRGHRFDTRSDTEVVLAAYREWGIAALDRLEGMFAFAVWDQPTGRLVLGRDRLGVKPLYWARTPTGGVAFGSEPKALFAHPGIDPVADVESLREGYSLLFSTWPGVYADVHEVEPGGWLVADTDGVRTGRYWQLELHEHTDTSEATAERVAALVERAARSRLEADVEICSLLSGGLDSSVVTAFAAAELRDRRGPDAVLRSYAVDYADQAREFTGDVLRTGHDTPYAAEAGAHIGTDHSVTVLDPAALLDLEHRRAVVAARDSPIGVGDMDTSLYLLFGRIREHSTVALSGEAADEVFGGYPWFHAERPRAAATFPWLLVTGDDAAVPLHPDLAAAMRITEFRADTYADALAAVPHHDDESPAQHRSRELQHMSLTRWVRQLLHRKDRLSMAHGLEVRVPYCDHRLVEYAFSVPWSEQTRDGREKSLLRAAGAKHLPESVLWRAKNHYPATHDPGYTTGLQELARDALTVDGVTDVVDRTRIDPLLDAPAEGLDWGTRLRLERVVDLALWLDVARPELRI